The window AAGGTTTATAGATCAAATCTGGAAATATTTCAGTAAATTTATTAGTTACTGTGAGAGATCAGAAGCTAATATTGTGGCAAAAACAATGGGAATTCAGCTAAATCTTATATGCCAAGGCAGGCATCTCTGTAGTACTTTATTGTTTATGCTGAACAAAGGAAATAATTTTTGCTGCTCTTGTGTTTGGGGGATCATCTTCACTGCGGCCTTTAAAACACTGACACCAGCCCAGCATCATACTGGAGATCCTTCGCCGTAGCTTGCTGTGTCCCAGAGCCACCACCATGGGGCTGAACCCCAcaaacagagaggcagaaaagtGAGCCACAGTCAGAAGCCCCTCGGCGTGGTGTCCTCCGTCATGGTTGTAATATGTCACCGCGGCGACCTGCAGCACCCAGCAGACGACGAAAAGCGAGACCAGCAGCATGATGACTTGCGCCGCTTTGCGTTCGGTGGAGAGGTGCTTGTCCAGCTCCACGTGGGAGCCTCCAGGCTGGCCGCTGGACATAACAGCTCGGATGTGCTTCGCCAGGGCGTGCAGGGTGGCCAGGTTGGTGCAGACCATCAGCACCAGCGGCAGCACCTCATTGAGGGCCAGCGAGGCGGAGGCGAATGCGGAGCCCTGCTGGGCGGTGGGGAACTCCCAGATGCAGCCCAGCAGGGGTCTGGTGGTGCAGCTGATCACCATCAGTTCTACAGTGGCGTTCCCGTGCACGTGAGTGCTGTAGATCAGAGCTGGGATAGAGAAGGCCAGGTTTAGCCCCCAAACCAGCCCTAAAATCACCCACATGCGCCGCCTCTCACGCCGCTGCATGTCAGGCCCCATGTAGAGACGCTGCCGTTTGAGGGTGGTGCAGTGGAAGATGCTGAGGGCCAGAGTCAGCCAGCAGCCCACAGCCCGCCACCACACCCACAGCAGCATGAAGACCTGGCACCATcctggagacagagacacatccGAGCCCAGGTCAGACACGAAGATGGGCACCGTGCGGAACAGTGAGGTCAGCAGGTTGGCCAGAGACAGGTGCACCAGGATGGTGTCAGAGAGCGGGAGCCTCCGAGAAGCACTCTGAAAGGCAGCCTGCAAA is drawn from Takifugu rubripes chromosome 19, fTakRub1.2, whole genome shotgun sequence and contains these coding sequences:
- the ora4 gene encoding olfactory receptor class A-like protein 4, yielding MSEVLTVDAILFGLLVFSGILGNFLVIHVVLQAAFQSASRRLPLSDTILVHLSLANLLTSLFRTVPIFVSDLGSDVSLSPGWCQVFMLLWVWWRAVGCWLTLALSIFHCTTLKRQRLYMGPDMQRRERRRMWVILGLVWGLNLAFSIPALIYSTHVHGNATVELMVISCTTRPLLGCIWEFPTAQQGSAFASASLALNEVLPLVLMVCTNLATLHALAKHIRAVMSSGQPGGSHVELDKHLSTERKAAQVIMLLVSLFVVCWVLQVAAVTYYNHDGGHHAEGLLTVAHFSASLFVGFSPMVVALGHSKLRRRISSMMLGWCQCFKGRSEDDPPNTRAAKIISFVQHKQ